One segment of Zhihengliuella halotolerans DNA contains the following:
- a CDS encoding pyruvate carboxylase: MFEKVLVANRGEIAIRGFRAAVELGAKTVAVYPYEDRGSIHRQKADEAYQIGEEGHPVRAYLDVEEVIRVATESGADAIYPGYGFMSENPDLARAARDAGIAFVGPPPEVLELAGNKVEALRAARRAGIPVLESSEPSDDEEYLFAEADRIGFPIFVKAVAGGGGRGMRRVDKREDLAELLGAAMREAGTAFGDSTVFLEQAVLRPRHIEVQILADGEGNVVHLFERDCSLQRRHQKVIEMAPAPNLDEDIRQALYADAVKFAKALNYQNAGTVEFLVDTVGERAGQHVFIEMNPRIQVEHTVTEEITDVDLVSAQLRIAAGESLEELGIRQAELSIRGAAMQCRITTEDPSNGFRPDVGTISVYRSAGGSGVRLDGGTIYTGAEVSPHFDSMLVKLTCRGRGYEMAVRRTRRALAEFRIRGVATNIPFLMNVLDDPQFIAGDVATDFIDARPDLLVGNRSQDRGTKALTYLADTTVNKPNGDRVDGIDPRVKLPRFPGDKSEQPERSPFDGPAPGVTPPEGWRQVLLQKGPEGFAAHLRSTDAVAVTDTTFRDAHQSLLATRVRTRDLLAAAPAMAHTLPGLFSMEVWGGATYDVALRFLGEDPWKRLELLRAELPNIPLQMLLRGRNTVGYTPYPAEVTDAFVAEAAATGIDIFRIFDALNDVSQMAPAIAAVRKTGTAVAEVALCYTGNLLDPAEDLYTLDYYLELAGRIVDAGAHILAIKDMAGLLRPAAAGKLVRALRERFEVPVHLHTHDTAGGQLATIMAAVEAGVDAVDVAVASMAGTTSQVSMSALVAALAHTDRDTGIDLDAAAGMEPYWEAVRTMYAPFESGLSGPTGRVYRHEIPGGQLSNLRQQAIALGLGERFEAIEDMYTAANAMLGRLVKVTPSSKVVGDLALQLVGMGVDPAEFEANPRAFDIPESVIQFLSGELGDPPGGWPEPFRSKALEGRTVKPRVESLSDEDQAGLEADSATRRSTLNRLLFPGPTRDFEANRASYGDVSVLGTRDYLYGLRPGAEHVISLGKGVRLLVTLQAISEPDEKGLRNVMCTLNGQMRQIVVRDRSVESTVKVAEKADLADSGHVPAPFAGAVTATVEAGDIVEAGGTVATIEAMKMEAAITTPVAGAVSRVAISGTAQVNGGDLLLVIDPA; the protein is encoded by the coding sequence ATGTTCGAGAAGGTTTTGGTCGCCAATCGTGGCGAGATCGCGATTCGTGGTTTTCGGGCCGCGGTGGAGCTGGGTGCGAAGACGGTCGCGGTGTACCCGTACGAGGATCGCGGCTCGATCCATCGTCAGAAAGCGGATGAGGCCTACCAGATCGGCGAGGAAGGGCACCCTGTGCGGGCCTACCTCGACGTCGAGGAGGTCATCCGCGTCGCGACCGAATCCGGGGCGGACGCGATCTACCCCGGGTACGGATTCATGTCCGAGAACCCTGACCTCGCGCGCGCTGCCCGGGACGCGGGGATCGCTTTCGTCGGCCCGCCGCCGGAGGTTCTGGAACTGGCCGGCAACAAGGTCGAAGCCCTGCGCGCGGCACGGCGCGCGGGGATTCCGGTGCTGGAATCATCCGAACCGAGCGACGACGAGGAGTACTTGTTCGCCGAAGCGGACCGGATCGGCTTCCCGATCTTCGTCAAAGCCGTTGCCGGCGGTGGCGGGCGCGGCATGCGCCGTGTGGACAAGCGCGAAGATCTCGCGGAACTCCTCGGCGCAGCGATGCGCGAGGCCGGTACCGCCTTCGGCGACTCAACGGTTTTCCTGGAGCAGGCCGTACTGCGTCCGCGTCATATCGAGGTGCAGATCCTGGCCGATGGCGAAGGCAACGTGGTTCACCTCTTCGAGCGCGACTGCTCGCTTCAGCGTCGCCACCAGAAGGTCATCGAGATGGCTCCGGCCCCGAATCTGGACGAGGACATCCGTCAGGCCTTGTACGCGGACGCGGTGAAGTTCGCGAAAGCGTTGAATTACCAGAACGCGGGCACGGTCGAGTTCCTCGTTGACACGGTCGGTGAGCGGGCCGGACAGCACGTGTTCATCGAGATGAACCCGCGCATCCAGGTCGAGCACACGGTCACCGAGGAGATCACGGACGTGGATCTGGTCTCGGCCCAGTTGCGGATCGCAGCGGGTGAGTCCCTGGAGGAATTGGGGATCCGCCAGGCGGAACTGTCGATCCGGGGTGCGGCGATGCAATGCCGCATCACGACCGAGGACCCGTCCAACGGATTCCGTCCGGATGTCGGCACCATCAGCGTGTACCGGTCCGCGGGCGGGTCCGGGGTGCGCTTGGACGGAGGAACGATCTATACCGGCGCCGAAGTGTCGCCGCACTTCGACTCGATGCTGGTCAAGCTCACGTGTCGCGGCCGCGGCTACGAGATGGCCGTTCGCCGTACACGGCGCGCGCTGGCCGAGTTCCGGATCCGTGGGGTGGCGACGAACATCCCGTTCCTGATGAACGTGCTGGATGATCCGCAGTTCATCGCCGGGGATGTGGCCACGGACTTCATCGATGCGCGGCCGGACCTGCTGGTCGGCAATCGCAGCCAGGATCGCGGCACGAAGGCGCTGACGTACTTGGCCGACACGACGGTGAACAAGCCGAACGGCGATCGCGTCGACGGGATCGATCCCCGGGTGAAGCTGCCGCGATTCCCGGGGGACAAGTCCGAGCAGCCCGAGCGCAGCCCGTTCGACGGTCCGGCCCCGGGCGTGACCCCGCCGGAAGGCTGGCGCCAGGTCCTGCTTCAGAAGGGGCCGGAGGGCTTCGCCGCCCACCTGCGCTCCACCGACGCCGTCGCGGTCACCGATACGACGTTCCGGGACGCGCACCAGTCGTTGCTGGCGACCCGCGTGCGCACGCGCGATCTGCTCGCCGCCGCACCCGCTATGGCGCACACGCTTCCGGGGTTGTTCTCGATGGAGGTGTGGGGCGGGGCGACCTACGACGTCGCACTGCGCTTCCTCGGCGAGGACCCGTGGAAGCGGCTCGAACTGCTGCGTGCCGAGCTGCCGAATATCCCGCTGCAGATGCTCCTGCGCGGTCGGAACACGGTTGGCTACACGCCGTACCCGGCTGAGGTCACCGATGCATTCGTGGCCGAGGCCGCGGCCACCGGCATCGACATCTTCCGGATCTTCGATGCGCTCAACGACGTGTCCCAGATGGCCCCGGCCATCGCGGCCGTGCGCAAGACCGGTACGGCGGTTGCGGAGGTCGCCCTGTGCTACACGGGCAACCTGCTGGACCCGGCCGAGGACCTCTACACGCTGGACTACTACCTCGAGCTTGCCGGCCGGATCGTGGACGCCGGAGCCCACATCCTGGCGATCAAGGACATGGCCGGTCTGCTGCGCCCCGCAGCTGCAGGCAAGCTCGTGCGCGCGTTGCGTGAGCGGTTCGAGGTGCCGGTGCACCTGCACACCCACGACACTGCCGGCGGCCAGCTGGCGACGATCATGGCGGCCGTCGAGGCGGGGGTGGACGCGGTCGACGTCGCGGTCGCGTCAATGGCCGGGACCACGAGCCAGGTGTCGATGTCGGCGCTGGTGGCCGCTCTGGCCCACACCGATCGCGACACGGGCATCGATCTGGACGCCGCCGCCGGAATGGAGCCCTACTGGGAGGCGGTGCGCACCATGTACGCGCCATTCGAGTCCGGTCTGTCCGGGCCGACCGGCCGAGTCTACCGGCACGAGATCCCCGGCGGTCAGCTCTCGAACCTGCGCCAGCAGGCGATCGCGTTGGGGTTGGGTGAACGCTTCGAGGCCATCGAGGACATGTACACGGCGGCCAACGCAATGCTCGGTCGCCTCGTCAAGGTGACGCCGTCGTCCAAGGTCGTCGGCGACTTGGCACTCCAACTTGTCGGAATGGGGGTCGACCCGGCGGAGTTCGAGGCGAACCCGCGGGCGTTCGACATTCCCGAATCCGTGATTCAGTTCCTCTCGGGCGAGCTCGGGGATCCGCCCGGAGGGTGGCCCGAGCCGTTCCGCTCGAAGGCGCTCGAGGGCCGTACGGTCAAGCCGCGGGTTGAGTCCCTGTCCGACGAGGACCAAGCAGGTTTGGAAGCAGACTCTGCAACCCGCCGGTCGACCTTGAACCGGTTGCTGTTCCCGGGGCCGACGCGTGATTTCGAGGCGAACCGCGCCTCTTACGGCGACGTATCCGTTCTGGGCACGAGGGACTACCTTTACGGCCTGAGGCCCGGGGCCGAGCACGTGATCTCACTCGGCAAGGGGGTGCGCCTGCTCGTGACGCTGCAGGCCATCAGCGAGCCGGATGAGAAGGGCCTGCGGAATGTGATGTGCACGTTGAACGGGCAGATGCGCCAGATCGTGGTGCGGGATCGTTCGGTGGAGTCCACGGTCAAGGTCGCGGAGAAGGCCGACCTGGCTGATTCCGGGCACGTCCCCGCGCCGTTCGCGGGCGCTGTGACCGCCACAGTCGAGGCCGGCGACATCGTCGAAGCCGGTGGGACGGTCGCGACGATCGAGGCGATGAAGATGGAAGCGGCAATCACGACGCCGGTTGCCGGGGCCGTCTCGCGCGTGGCCATCAGCGGCACTGCACAGGTCAACGGTGGGGACCTCCTGCTCGTCATCGACCCGGCCTGA
- a CDS encoding BCCT family transporter, with amino-acid sequence MKPVFIPASIVIFALLIATVIFSRVAGDTLEEATGELNAAISDGVGWWYVIAVNIFLAFAIYFAVSKIGRIRLGRDDEQPEFGIASWFFMLFSAGMGIGLVFFSVAEPLSHYITTPYGVESETTDAVNTSMGVVMLHWGLHPWGIYAIVGLGLAYMTFRRGRPLAVRWLLEPLLGRERVEGWIGHAIDTVAIVGTLFGVATSFGFGVSQIIGGLEFLGWAESSNWLIITIIAAITLIAVWSVVSGVHKGLKWLSNFNMSVAALLAFAVFVMGPTIILLKAFPENLGNYLSILPETMLHSGPFSEDGWEAGWTIFYWGWWVSWAPFVGMFIARISRGRTIREFIVGVLLAPTLVSLIWFTIFGDSAILFQREGTVDMLTDGAVSSTTALFQFFEAFPLTVVLSVIAMLVIVLFFVTSSDSGSLVIDMLASGGSTNTPKSTRIYWASLEGVAAAVLLVIGGSVALTALQTLSIATAAPFSIILVLACISLTRAFRHDVASMPSYMEVITTSETEGSEAGTGNDKTRSNVLRGISGASAALSGFSANGRTDVGDETKQVISFRHVDPAVAVVDPETGAITIVDEQRDPLAGQTFDTPEFESSQEYLDQGGEPNGADDGDRSAT; translated from the coding sequence TTGAAACCCGTCTTCATCCCCGCATCGATCGTGATCTTCGCGCTGCTCATCGCGACGGTGATCTTCAGCCGGGTCGCTGGCGACACACTGGAGGAGGCCACCGGGGAGCTCAACGCTGCGATCTCCGACGGCGTCGGCTGGTGGTACGTGATCGCGGTGAACATCTTCCTGGCCTTCGCGATCTACTTCGCGGTCTCGAAGATCGGCCGCATCCGGCTCGGCCGCGACGACGAACAGCCCGAGTTCGGGATCGCCTCCTGGTTCTTCATGCTCTTCAGCGCCGGCATGGGCATCGGCCTGGTCTTCTTCAGCGTCGCCGAACCGCTCAGCCACTACATCACCACCCCCTACGGCGTCGAGTCGGAGACGACGGACGCGGTGAACACGTCGATGGGCGTCGTGATGCTGCACTGGGGCCTGCACCCGTGGGGGATCTACGCGATTGTGGGCCTGGGCTTGGCGTACATGACCTTCCGCCGCGGCCGCCCGCTGGCGGTGCGCTGGCTGCTCGAACCGCTGCTGGGACGCGAGCGTGTCGAGGGCTGGATCGGGCACGCGATCGACACGGTCGCGATCGTCGGCACCCTCTTCGGCGTAGCGACCTCGTTCGGATTCGGCGTCAGCCAGATCATCGGCGGCCTCGAGTTCCTCGGCTGGGCCGAGTCCTCGAACTGGCTGATCATCACGATCATCGCCGCGATCACCCTGATTGCGGTCTGGTCGGTGGTCTCGGGTGTGCACAAGGGCCTGAAGTGGCTCTCGAACTTCAACATGAGTGTCGCGGCGCTGCTCGCCTTCGCCGTGTTCGTCATGGGTCCGACGATCATCCTGCTCAAGGCGTTCCCCGAGAACCTGGGCAACTACCTGAGCATCCTGCCCGAAACCATGCTGCACTCCGGCCCGTTCTCCGAGGACGGCTGGGAGGCCGGCTGGACGATCTTCTACTGGGGCTGGTGGGTGAGCTGGGCGCCGTTCGTCGGCATGTTCATCGCCCGCATCTCCCGCGGCCGGACGATCCGCGAGTTCATCGTCGGCGTGCTGCTGGCTCCGACGCTGGTCAGCCTGATCTGGTTCACGATCTTCGGTGATTCCGCGATCCTGTTCCAGCGCGAGGGCACGGTCGACATGCTCACCGACGGGGCCGTGAGCAGCACGACGGCGCTGTTCCAGTTCTTCGAGGCGTTCCCGCTCACGGTCGTACTCAGCGTCATCGCGATGCTCGTCATCGTCCTCTTCTTCGTGACGTCTTCGGACTCGGGGTCTCTCGTGATCGACATGCTCGCCAGCGGCGGTAGCACGAACACCCCGAAGTCGACCCGCATCTACTGGGCGTCGCTGGAAGGTGTCGCGGCGGCCGTGCTGCTCGTGATCGGCGGCAGTGTGGCCCTGACCGCGTTGCAGACACTCTCGATCGCAACCGCGGCGCCGTTCTCGATCATTCTGGTGCTGGCGTGTATTTCGCTGACCCGGGCCTTCCGCCACGACGTGGCCTCGATGCCCAGCTACATGGAAGTCATCACCACCAGTGAGACCGAGGGCAGCGAGGCAGGAACCGGGAACGACAAGACCCGATCCAATGTTCTCCGCGGTATCTCGGGGGCGTCCGCCGCCCTCTCCGGGTTCTCGGCCAACGGGCGTACCGACGTCGGAGACGAGACGAAGCAAGTGATCTCGTTCCGCCACGTCGACCCGGCGGTGGCCGTCGTCGACCCGGAAACCGGTGCCATCACGATCGTCGACGAGCAAAGGGACCCCCTGGCGGGGCAGACGTTCGACACCCCCGAGTTCGAGTCCTCCCAGGAATACCTGGACCAGGGCGGTGAACCCAACGGAGCCGATGACGGCGACCGCTCCGCCACCTGA
- a CDS encoding GcvT family protein gives MSHTTPRIVIIGAGIVGANLADELVQLGHTNTLVLEQGPLGIPGGSTSHAPGLVFSSNGSKSMTEFAQYTIEKLTGLVGEDGRGSFLPVGGLEIATNEERLQDLHRRAGWNRSYGVEAEVIDAAECLKKFPMLNPEKVLGGLFTPGDGLALAAKGTQLVMERAKAAGVEFRDRTIVTDIEQSGGKVTAVIAGEERFEADIVVSCAGFWGPAIGKMVGTAVPLLPLAHQFAWSTPAPSLAGVNELPNGASRPILRYQDKDLYYREWGDRIGIGSYAHRPMPVDLDTLPAYKPEDITSEKMPSSLPFTLEDFAQQWEDTQEILPDLRNTEIQRGFNGIFSFTPDGGSLVGQSREVDGFFVAEAVWVTHAPGIAKAVAELIATGTSKTDLSDCDLNRFEDMQTTAEYVEETSKQNFVEIYDVRHPLEPRTSPRDVRLSPFHEQQKALGAFYLEGTGWERPHWFEANAALLDELPAEWAAPERDEWSNKFHSPIAAVEAWKTRTAVAMFDMTPLKRLEITGPGAGQLLHGLTTSSMLRKPGAVSYTLLLDAAGGITSDITVARLSEELYQAGVNSNVDLAYLSREARKQTAADPAKWAAVRDITAGTCCIGLWGPYALDLINKITRDDLSKEGLKYFNAKQVSLGGIPVTAMRLSYVGEFGWELYASADVAHKLWDVIWEAGQEFGVIAGGREAFQSMRLEKGFRSFGTDMTSEHEPNQAGLGFAVKASKTDDFVGKSALAERAAAATKRLRCLTVDDGVSMVLGKEPVFIDGVASGYVTSAAYGYTVRQPIAYAWLPNSVETGDSVEIEYLGRRIAATVVDDPLYDPQMTRLRG, from the coding sequence GTGTCTCACACCACACCGAGGATCGTCATCATCGGCGCAGGCATCGTCGGCGCGAACCTCGCGGACGAACTCGTCCAGCTCGGCCACACCAACACCCTCGTCCTCGAGCAGGGGCCGCTGGGCATCCCCGGAGGTTCGACGTCGCACGCTCCGGGCCTCGTCTTCTCCTCGAATGGGTCGAAGTCGATGACCGAGTTCGCCCAGTACACCATCGAGAAGCTGACCGGCCTGGTCGGCGAGGACGGGCGCGGGTCCTTCCTGCCGGTCGGCGGTCTGGAGATCGCGACCAACGAAGAGCGCCTGCAGGACCTGCACCGCCGCGCCGGATGGAACCGCTCCTACGGCGTCGAGGCTGAGGTCATCGATGCGGCCGAGTGCCTGAAGAAGTTCCCGATGCTCAACCCTGAAAAGGTGCTTGGCGGGCTGTTCACCCCGGGTGACGGCCTCGCTCTGGCCGCCAAGGGCACCCAGCTGGTCATGGAGCGTGCCAAGGCCGCCGGCGTCGAGTTCCGCGACCGCACGATCGTCACTGATATCGAGCAGTCCGGCGGCAAGGTCACCGCGGTCATCGCGGGCGAAGAGCGTTTCGAAGCCGACATCGTCGTCTCCTGCGCCGGTTTCTGGGGTCCGGCCATCGGCAAGATGGTGGGCACCGCGGTTCCGCTGCTGCCGCTGGCGCACCAGTTCGCCTGGAGCACCCCGGCACCGAGCCTGGCCGGAGTCAACGAGCTGCCGAACGGCGCCTCGCGCCCGATCCTGCGCTACCAGGACAAGGACCTGTACTACCGCGAGTGGGGCGACCGCATCGGCATCGGCTCCTACGCCCACCGCCCGATGCCAGTGGACCTGGACACCCTTCCGGCCTACAAGCCCGAGGACATCACGAGCGAGAAGATGCCCTCCTCGCTGCCCTTCACCCTGGAGGACTTCGCCCAGCAGTGGGAGGACACCCAGGAGATCCTGCCGGATCTGCGCAACACCGAGATTCAGCGCGGCTTCAACGGCATCTTCTCCTTCACTCCCGACGGCGGCTCGCTGGTAGGCCAGTCCCGCGAGGTCGATGGATTCTTCGTGGCCGAAGCCGTGTGGGTCACCCACGCACCGGGTATCGCCAAGGCCGTCGCCGAGCTCATCGCCACCGGGACCTCGAAGACCGACCTGTCCGACTGCGACCTGAACCGCTTCGAGGACATGCAGACGACCGCCGAGTACGTCGAAGAGACCTCGAAGCAGAACTTCGTCGAGATCTACGACGTGCGCCACCCGCTGGAGCCGCGCACCAGCCCGCGCGATGTCCGCCTCAGCCCGTTCCACGAGCAGCAGAAGGCGCTGGGCGCCTTCTACCTCGAAGGCACCGGATGGGAGCGTCCGCACTGGTTCGAGGCCAACGCCGCACTGCTCGACGAGCTGCCCGCCGAATGGGCAGCCCCCGAGCGCGACGAATGGTCGAACAAATTCCACTCGCCGATCGCCGCGGTCGAGGCCTGGAAGACCCGCACCGCGGTGGCCATGTTCGATATGACCCCGCTCAAGCGCCTGGAGATCACCGGCCCCGGCGCCGGTCAACTGCTCCATGGCCTGACCACCTCGAGCATGCTGCGCAAGCCGGGTGCGGTGAGCTACACCCTGCTGCTGGATGCAGCCGGCGGCATCACCAGTGACATCACCGTGGCTCGCCTGTCCGAGGAGCTGTACCAGGCCGGCGTGAACTCGAACGTGGACCTGGCCTACCTCTCCCGCGAAGCGCGCAAGCAGACCGCCGCAGACCCGGCGAAGTGGGCAGCCGTGCGGGACATCACCGCCGGCACCTGCTGCATCGGCCTGTGGGGCCCGTACGCCCTGGACTTGATCAACAAGATCACCCGCGATGACCTGAGCAAGGAGGGCCTGAAGTACTTCAACGCCAAGCAGGTCTCACTCGGCGGCATCCCGGTGACCGCGATGCGCCTGTCGTACGTGGGCGAGTTCGGCTGGGAGTTGTACGCCTCGGCCGACGTGGCACACAAGCTCTGGGACGTGATCTGGGAAGCCGGTCAGGAGTTCGGCGTCATCGCCGGCGGCCGCGAGGCCTTCCAGTCGATGCGCTTGGAGAAGGGCTTCCGCTCCTTCGGGACCGACATGACCAGCGAGCATGAGCCGAACCAGGCCGGCCTCGGATTCGCGGTCAAGGCGTCGAAGACCGACGACTTCGTCGGCAAGAGCGCGCTGGCGGAGCGCGCGGCGGCGGCCACCAAGCGCTTGCGCTGCCTGACCGTCGACGACGGGGTCTCGATGGTTCTCGGCAAAGAGCCGGTATTCATCGACGGCGTGGCCAGCGGCTACGTCACCAGCGCGGCCTACGGTTACACGGTGCGCCAGCCGATCGCCTACGCGTGGCTGCCGAACAGCGTGGAAACCGGTGACTCGGTCGAGATCGAGTACCTCGGTCGCCGCATCGCAGCCACCGTGGTGGACGACCCGCTGTACGACCCGCAGATGACCCGTCTGCGCGGATAG
- a CDS encoding flavin reductase family protein: protein MTVSTTLTAIPDVQRIRGLEMPWNRVFQSTPEPAGAARALWPWYPQEFLAECVETVPEAGDMLTIVLRRIDGAPLAFRSGQYLNIAFPVDGPDAEPVNRSYSISSAPTQPWTFAITVKREEGGRVSQWVHENVRPGMVLDMLGPVGAFHLPDMDRRARYLFLAAGAGVTPLMSMIRTIHSLPGRADVVMLYHGAEPGAFAFSRELEHLASVDSRIKVYYSLGDRSVTGTWQGMVGRLTAQMIDEVVPDANGRQVYACGPEGYLDVATDFLSKVGVDDTSIHMESFSGSRATRLEYRDEVAFAGEIAEEIAAAQDEAHEPEPVTAALDLYQIAAGTEAKADDGTAEHYETGDVLAAEPTASAETPAEPSSFETVGQGSLNMSFLRSGLNVRIDPGEEILAAAKQAGIRIGANCQEGMCGSCKIVKLSGDVDMHHQGGIRAREIEAGKFLPCCSTAQTDLVLDA from the coding sequence ATGACAGTCAGCACCACCCTCACCGCGATTCCCGACGTCCAGCGCATTCGCGGGCTGGAGATGCCGTGGAACCGAGTGTTCCAGAGCACTCCCGAACCCGCGGGGGCGGCGCGGGCGCTGTGGCCGTGGTACCCGCAGGAATTCCTCGCGGAATGCGTCGAGACGGTGCCCGAGGCCGGCGACATGCTCACCATCGTCCTGCGCAGGATCGACGGCGCACCGCTGGCCTTCCGGTCGGGCCAGTACCTCAACATCGCCTTCCCCGTGGACGGTCCCGACGCGGAACCGGTGAACCGCAGCTATTCGATCTCCAGTGCGCCGACACAGCCCTGGACCTTCGCGATCACCGTCAAGCGCGAGGAGGGCGGCCGCGTCTCCCAGTGGGTCCATGAAAACGTCCGCCCCGGCATGGTCCTCGACATGCTCGGCCCCGTCGGCGCGTTCCACCTGCCCGACATGGACCGGCGGGCCCGGTACCTGTTTCTCGCCGCCGGCGCAGGCGTCACGCCCTTGATGTCGATGATCCGGACGATTCACTCGCTGCCCGGCCGCGCCGACGTCGTCATGCTCTACCACGGCGCCGAACCAGGCGCGTTCGCCTTCTCGCGGGAGCTGGAGCACCTCGCGTCCGTCGACTCCCGGATCAAGGTGTACTACTCCCTCGGAGATCGCAGTGTGACCGGGACATGGCAGGGCATGGTCGGCCGACTGACCGCTCAGATGATCGACGAGGTCGTTCCCGACGCCAACGGCCGCCAGGTGTACGCCTGCGGGCCCGAAGGGTATCTGGACGTCGCGACGGATTTCCTGAGCAAGGTGGGCGTCGACGACACGTCCATCCACATGGAGTCCTTCTCCGGCAGCCGGGCCACGCGACTCGAGTACCGCGACGAGGTCGCCTTCGCCGGCGAGATCGCCGAGGAGATCGCTGCGGCTCAGGACGAGGCGCACGAACCGGAACCGGTGACGGCCGCCTTGGACCTGTACCAGATCGCCGCCGGAACCGAAGCCAAAGCCGACGACGGCACCGCGGAGCACTACGAGACCGGGGACGTCCTGGCGGCCGAACCGACCGCCTCCGCAGAGACCCCCGCAGAACCGTCGTCGTTCGAGACCGTCGGCCAAGGAAGCCTGAACATGTCCTTCCTCCGCAGCGGCCTGAACGTCAGGATCGACCCGGGCGAGGAGATTCTGGCCGCCGCCAAGCAGGCGGGCATCAGGATCGGGGCCAACTGCCAGGAGGGCATGTGCGGTTCCTGCAAGATCGTCAAACTCTCGGGTGATGTCGACATGCACCATCAGGGCGGTATCCGTGCGCGCGAGATCGAGGCCGGCAAGTTCCTGCCGTGCTGCTCCACCGCGCAGACCGACCTCGTACTCGACGCCTGA